A window of the Carassius carassius chromosome 36, fCarCar2.1, whole genome shotgun sequence genome harbors these coding sequences:
- the LOC132116844 gene encoding betaine--homocysteine S-methyltransferase 1-like, with translation MAPVGSKRGVLERLGSGEVVIGDGGFVFALEKRGYVKAGPWTPEAAAEHPEAVRQLHREFLRAGSNVMQTFTFYASDDKLENRGNKLTFTGQQINEAACDLAREVANEGDALVAGGVSQTPSYLSCKSEDEVKKIFKKQIDVFIKKNVDFLIAEYFEHVEEAEWAVQVLKATGKPVAATLCIGPEGDMHGVTPGECAVRLVKAGADIVGVNCHFDPMTMCEDRGHDEGRRGESWSESALYDAAAGLSHT, from the exons ATGGCACCAGTCGGATCAAAGAGG ggtgtgCTGGAGCGCCTGGGCTCCGGTGAGGTGGTGATTGGAGACGGAGGGTTCGTGTTCGCTCTGGAGAAGAGAGGATATGTGAAGGCCGGGCCCTGGACCCCAGAAGCCGCTGCGGAGCACCCCGAGGCCG TGCGACAGCTGCACAGGGAATTCCTGCGGGCCGGGTCAAATGTCATGCAGACGTTCACTTTCTACGCCAGCGACGACAAACTGGAGAACAGAGGGAACAAGCTGACTTTCACT GGCCAGCAGATCAACGAGGCCGCCTGTGATCTGGCCAGAGAAGTAGCCAATGAGGGCGATGCTCTGGTGGCGGGCGGAGTCTCTCAGACACCTTCCTACCTCAGCTGCAAGAGCGAAGACGAGGTCAAGAAGATCTTCAAGAAGCAGATCGACGTCTTCATCAAGAAGAACGTGGACTTCCTGATCGCCGAG TACTTCGAGCACGTGGAGGAGGCTGAATGGGCCGTCCAGGTTCTGAAGGCAACAGGAAAGCCTGTAGCAGCCACCCTGTGTATTGGACCTGAAGGAGACATGCATGGAGTGACACCTGGAGAGTGTGCGGTCAGACTGGTCAAAGCAG GTGCTGATATCGTGGGTGTGAACTGTCACTTTGACCCCATGACCATGTGTGAAGACCGTGGCCATGATGAAGGCCGGCGTGGAGAAAGCTGGTCTGAAAGCGCATTATATGACGCAGCCGCTGGCCTATCACACACCTGA